CAGCCCCGCCTCATGCTTCCGAATCATATGAGCTGGCCAGATAGCCGTATTATTAGGCCGCCCAGTCTCAGCCCACTCCTTAATCGCTTTCCGCTCCCGCTCCGTAAAAATATAGGTCCTCAAACACCAACCCCACAAAATTTTTCAGATTTAAACTATTTAAATCTGAAAATGGCTAACTGGCTGGCTCATATGAGTGTTCGCTTCACAAATCCGGAGAAGTTCGTTTCAAGGCGCATTTTTGAAAAGCAGCAAGAATTTTTAGCGGGCCCGGGGGGAATTGAACCCCCGACCCCCGGGTTAAAAGCCCGGTGCTCTGTCCTGGCTGAGCTACGGGCCCCACCCTTAATTTGAGGAACAAAGGAAAATTTATGGTTTTCTATCACCATCATTCTAGTTACCTATTTTAAGACTGTAGTTTTTATCTTTTTGAGAACATCCCTATTCACTAGGCTGGTTGGTATTTGACCGCTTAATGCTCTGACAACTTCCTCCGCAGCTATCCTCCGAATTTCATCCAGCGACTCTATTGAATACCATGCCATGTGTGGGGTAATTATAACATTATTTAATTTTAGTAGTGGATTGTTTCTTTCAGGCGGCTCTTTCTCAAGAACATCTAGACCAGCTCCTGATATCCAGCCCTCCTTTAATGCTTTATAGAGCGCTTTTTCGTCGATAATGCTCCCTCTAGATGTATTGACTAAAATTGCGCTTCGCTTCATACTCTTCAATTCATCTTCGCCGATCAAATGCCTAGTTTCACTTGTTAAAGATGCGTGAACCATGATTATATCAGCCTCCTTTATTAGCGTCTCAAAATTAACCCTTTCAACATTATACTCAGCAAATACGTTTTCTGGAACATATGGGTCATAGGCGATTAATTTAACCTCAAAGCCCTTAAGTCTCTGAGCCACCTTCCTCCCAATCCTTCCAAAGCCTATTATGCCAACAGTTTTACCCCTTAAGCGTGATATGGGTTGCACAGTCTTCCAGTCCCAGAGACCCTTCCTAACATTTCGATTGGCTAAAGGTATTTTCCTAATAAGTGAAAGGACCAAGCTCACCGCGTGATCTGCAACATCAGTAACATCATACATGACATTTGCGACAAATATTCCCTTCTCCGTAGCAGCCTCAAGATCTACGTTATCAACGCCAACTCCATATCGAACTATCACTTTAGTCCTCTCAAGGTTTTCAATTAACCCTCCTAGTTATTGGAGCATACTGATTTAACAACGCATCTGCATCACTACAATATCTGATAACATCGTCCTCTGTTTTACACTGAAACTTCACAAGCTCAGCGTTCACGCTGGATAAAATTTTCTCCTCAATTTCATGGGATGGATAATCTGAGTCTGTTATAGCAACCTTAAACTTTCCCAAGCAGCACATGCCCTCCAAATATTTCATGTTAAGTCAATATTCTTTACCATAAATGCGCCAATAGATAATATATATTTCAGCATTGTGAAGATTAAGAGCAATTCTTATTAGGTTTAATGTTTCACAAAGCTCTTATATATAGATTTTAACTAATAATGTTTGGTTGACTTTATATGTGCGGGATTTTCGGCTGTGTGTCTAGGGATCTTAAGGTTGCCAATATTATTCATGGTGCTTTGAAGAGGCTTGAGTATAGAGGATATGACTCCGTCGGTGAGGCTACTGTTTTTGAAGGTAATATTTATGTTAAGAAGGATCAAGGGAAGATTGATGATGTTCATAAGCTTCTAAATCTTGACGACCTCCCAGGCTCTATTGGCATAGGGCATACTAGGTGGGCAACTCACGGTGCCCCAAGCAAGATTAATGCTCATCCACACCTTGACTGCGAGGAGAAGATTGCTGTTGTCCACAATGGTATAATTGAGAATTTCGCCGAGTTAAAGGCTGAACTGGAGAGTTTAGGTCACTTATTCAAGTCTAAGACTGATACGGAGGTTATACCGCACCTAATTGAGGAGAATCTTAAGCGTGGATTACCGCTCATAGATGCTATTCGGGAAGCCCTTAAAAGGCTTGAGGGATCATATGCCATAGCTATAATTACAGCCATGGAGCCCGATAAAATCATATGCGCCAGAAAAGAGAGCCCGCTGGTTCTCGGCATCGGTGAGGGAGTTATGTACTGTGCATCAGATATACCAGCCTTTCTACCACTAACAAATAAGGTTATTGTATTAGAGGATAATGAAGCCGCGATACTCTGGCATGACAGATATAATATTCGAAAGATTGATGACTGGAGGCAGGTTTTAAGGGATCCGGAAATAATCACGTGGACTCCTGAAATGGCTGAGAAGCAGGGTTACCCACATTTTATGCTTAAAGAGATTCATGAGCAACCGCTTTCACTTAGAAACGCACTTAGGCTACAGGAGCTCTACCTAGATCTTATGGCAACCTTTCTTGACAGAGCCAAAAATGTCTTTTTAGTTGCATGCGGAACATCCTATCATGCTTGTCTAGCGGCATCATATATGTTTTCTAAGCTTGCATATCTTTCAGCTTATCCAGTTATAGCATCTGAGTTTGCAGAGCAGGTCGGCATGGCTGTTAATATTGATAGCACGATTTTGGCTGTAAGCCAATCTGGAGAAACAGCTGATACATTAGCTGCGGTGGATTACGCAAGAAATAGGGCTGCAACAGTCCTCGGATTAACAAACGTTGTTGGCTCAACATTAACACGTGTATCTCGAGTTTACATACTTCAGCAGTCAGGTCCAGAAATAGGGGTTGCAGCGACAAAAACCTTCACAGCGCAGCTCCTTGTCCTCGCTCAGCTAGCATTAAGAGTTGCCAAGCTACGTGGTAAAATTAGTAGTCAGGAGATTAAGGATCTTGAGAGGGAGCTCAAAAGCATACCGGATATAGTTGAGAAAACTATAAAGAAAAATGAGGAGAAGATTAAGAGCGTCGCTGAAAAATATAAGAATAGTAAAGTCTTCCTATTCTTGGGTAGAGGTATAAGCACGGCAACCGCCCTAGAGGGCAGACTTAAGCTTATGGAGATCGCTTATGTGCCAGCTATCGCCTATCCAGCTGGCGAAAGCAAGCATGGACCTATAAGCCTAATTGAGCCGGGAATACCGGTAATATTCATCTGCCCAAAAGATAAGACTAGAAAGACGATAATCGGCAATATAATGGAGATGAAGGCCCGCGGTGCATCCATAATATCTATTATTGAGGAGGATGATGAGGAGATTAAGCAGCTTTCAGACGATTATTTTGAGGTTGCAGGCAAGGTTTCAGAAATCTTTTCACCAATAGTATTTATAGTTCCTTTACAGTTATTTGCCTATTATATGGCTGTTAAAAGGGGCTATGATCCAGATATGCCGCGTAACCTAGCGAAGTCTGTAACTGTGAAATAGATTGGATTACGACTTAAGATAGGAAGATTCTTATTATCACTAAACCAAAATTAATTGCGACAATTATGTCCATTAAAAATACCTTGAATAAAATATCTTTAAAGAGGAGGCCCGGACCAACTCCATCATTTAATGTCTTAGATGTGATAAGGCTTCTTAGGCTTTTAGCTAAATCCGATAGTATTGGACGTGGAAAAATATCAGAGAGACTCGGCTTAGGCGAGGGAGCAGTTAGAACAATGTTGAAGAAACTGAGTAAGAATGGAATTATCACCATCTCCAGGAACGGCTGCTCACTCACACCTAAGGGTAAGAAGGTTTGGACGAGTATTGAAGAAATTATGCCGAAGATTATTGAGATTGGAAGAAATGAGCTTACTTTAGCCCCAAAAAGCGTAGCAATACTAGTTAAGGGATGCGCTGATAAGGTTAAGAGCGGAATTGAGCAGCGTGACGCCGCGGTCTTTAGTGGTGCAAAGGGCGCCGTAACAATAATCTCTAAGAATAATAAGCTTATTATTCCAAGCGTCAGCATGAATTTAGAGAAGGATTACCCGTTGGCATTCAAAGACATAGTGTATTCTATAAAGCCTGGTGAGGGGGATGTGATAATAATTAGTAGCGGAGACTCTCTTAGAGAAGCCGAGTATGGTGCGCTAGCGGCTGCTTGGACACTAATTTAGAAGGGAGAACTATTAGTAGGTGATTTTTTCTCCGCCAGCGAAAATCCTCTCTAATGCAGCGTTAAGTTCAACAAAGCCCTCATTAGTTTTTGCCGATACAGATATCAGCGGGAAGTTTAAGCCCAACTGATATATTATTCTACTCAGCCTATAGCTTAGTAGACGCTTTGTTCCATCAAGTCTCTCATTTATAGCGGCTTCTAAAGCGCCCCTATCCTCAGACCACTCTAAGATCACATCCAAATCCTCATGTGAAATAAGATCACATTTAGAGAGCACATGTATCTGTGGGAGGAGGAAGCGCATATATACGGCTGCTGAGAGAAACATGTTTGAGACATAATTTAATGGATTTAATGAGAAGACTGAATCAAATAGATAAATTATGGCTTTAGGATCCTTACTAATCTCACTAACTATATAGGGACCACTAGCCCTAAAAGCGAAGAGCTCCATCTGTCCAGGAGTGTCAACAAGCAGAATATCTGGGTTAACATCATCAATCTCTTTCTTTAAGTTTTCTATTTCGCTCGCAATTAAATCCGCAGCCATTATCAGCGCACCATTCGGACCAAGCTCATACTTGTCCATTATCTCATCAATGGTTATATAGTCACGGATATCTATGTTTGGCACATAGGGCAGTTTAATCACGCCTGGATCAAGGTTTAGTATTGCAACATTCTGCTCATTGATCTTAAGCCACTCGCCGAATGAAGCCGTTAAAAGGGATTTACCTGAACCCGCTGTTCCAATAATGAATGCTATGAAGACCATACTTATTCCCTTTCCAAGCTATTTGAGATAAGAACCTTCTTGAGAAAAAAGATTTTAATGCTTATATCTGTATTGGTTGAATTTTTCCTCCCTTACTGAGTATTAGATCTGAGATCTGCATAATCGCCCTTTCAATCCTCTGTTTTGCTATACTTTGATCTTCAGAGGTTGTTGAGAAGTGTAGTTCTATGATATGGGTTTTCTCCGAAATCTTAGGATGAGATTTTATGTAAATATATGGGTTCTCACGCATAACCTGATTGATTAACGGTGCCAGCTCAGACTCCGGTATTCCTCTAACATTCAAGCTGACTTCATAAAAGATTTTGTTTCCAGCAGCCATACGTAGAATTGGAGCAATAGATTCATCAAAGATAGCCATCATTTCCTGAGGCACTCCAGGAAGCATAACCATCTTTATGCCCCTATACTCGATGAGGACACCGGGGGCTGTTCCAACAGGGTTGGGTAGAGGTTTCGCCCCCCTAGGCAACCTAGCCATTTTAATCCTATATTCGGTCATCTCAAATTTTTCCATTCGCCCCTCTGCAACATACTGCTCATATTTTTTCTTAATCATTTCTAGGGCTTCCCTATTCTCTTCTAAAATTAGTCCCAGAGCCTTTGCAACTCCCTCAAGAGTTTTGTCATCGAATGTTGGTCCTAGACCACCAGTTGTTATGATGAAAGATGGGTTGCGCTGAATCGACTCTTTAATGGCTGAAGCTATCTCCTCCACATCGTCCC
The Candidatus Bathyarchaeia archaeon DNA segment above includes these coding regions:
- a CDS encoding C-terminal binding protein, yielding MIVRYGVGVDNVDLEAATEKGIFVANVMYDVTDVADHAVSLVLSLIRKIPLANRNVRKGLWDWKTVQPISRLRGKTVGIIGFGRIGRKVAQRLKGFEVKLIAYDPYVPENVFAEYNVERVNFETLIKEADIIMVHASLTSETRHLIGEDELKSMKRSAILVNTSRGSIIDEKALYKALKEGWISGAGLDVLEKEPPERNNPLLKLNNVIITPHMAWYSIESLDEIRRIAAEEVVRALSGQIPTSLVNRDVLKKIKTTVLK
- a CDS encoding nicotinamide mononucleotide deamidase-related protein: MSSTAQVELICIGNELLIGKILDTNSQWLAKRITSLGLSVRRITVVGDDVEEIASAIKESIQRNPSFIITTGGLGPTFDDKTLEGVAKALGLILEENREALEMIKKKYEQYVAEGRMEKFEMTEYRIKMARLPRGAKPLPNPVGTAPGVLIEYRGIKMVMLPGVPQEMMAIFDESIAPILRMAAGNKIFYEVSLNVRGIPESELAPLINQVMRENPYIYIKSHPKISEKTHIIELHFSTTSEDQSIAKQRIERAIMQISDLILSKGGKIQPIQI
- a CDS encoding ATP/GTP-binding protein, with amino-acid sequence MVFIAFIIGTAGSGKSLLTASFGEWLKINEQNVAILNLDPGVIKLPYVPNIDIRDYITIDEIMDKYELGPNGALIMAADLIASEIENLKKEIDDVNPDILLVDTPGQMELFAFRASGPYIVSEISKDPKAIIYLFDSVFSLNPLNYVSNMFLSAAVYMRFLLPQIHVLSKCDLISHEDLDVILEWSEDRGALEAAINERLDGTKRLLSYRLSRIIYQLGLNFPLISVSAKTNEGFVELNAALERIFAGGEKITY
- the glmS gene encoding glutamine--fructose-6-phosphate transaminase (isomerizing), which encodes MCGIFGCVSRDLKVANIIHGALKRLEYRGYDSVGEATVFEGNIYVKKDQGKIDDVHKLLNLDDLPGSIGIGHTRWATHGAPSKINAHPHLDCEEKIAVVHNGIIENFAELKAELESLGHLFKSKTDTEVIPHLIEENLKRGLPLIDAIREALKRLEGSYAIAIITAMEPDKIICARKESPLVLGIGEGVMYCASDIPAFLPLTNKVIVLEDNEAAILWHDRYNIRKIDDWRQVLRDPEIITWTPEMAEKQGYPHFMLKEIHEQPLSLRNALRLQELYLDLMATFLDRAKNVFLVACGTSYHACLAASYMFSKLAYLSAYPVIASEFAEQVGMAVNIDSTILAVSQSGETADTLAAVDYARNRAATVLGLTNVVGSTLTRVSRVYILQQSGPEIGVAATKTFTAQLLVLAQLALRVAKLRGKISSQEIKDLERELKSIPDIVEKTIKKNEEKIKSVAEKYKNSKVFLFLGRGISTATALEGRLKLMEIAYVPAIAYPAGESKHGPISLIEPGIPVIFICPKDKTRKTIIGNIMEMKARGASIISIIEEDDEEIKQLSDDYFEVAGKVSEIFSPIVFIVPLQLFAYYMAVKRGYDPDMPRNLAKSVTVK
- a CDS encoding DUF4443 domain-containing protein; protein product: MSIKNTLNKISLKRRPGPTPSFNVLDVIRLLRLLAKSDSIGRGKISERLGLGEGAVRTMLKKLSKNGIITISRNGCSLTPKGKKVWTSIEEIMPKIIEIGRNELTLAPKSVAILVKGCADKVKSGIEQRDAAVFSGAKGAVTIISKNNKLIIPSVSMNLEKDYPLAFKDIVYSIKPGEGDVIIISSGDSLREAEYGALAAAWTLI